The following proteins come from a genomic window of Leopardus geoffroyi isolate Oge1 chromosome A3, O.geoffroyi_Oge1_pat1.0, whole genome shotgun sequence:
- the MYL9 gene encoding myosin regulatory light polypeptide 9 isoform X1, giving the protein MSSKRAKAKTTKKRPQRATSNVFAMFDQSQIQEFKEAFNMIDQNRDGFIDKEDLHDMLASLGKNPTDEYLEGMMSEAPGPINFTMFLTMFGEKLNGTDPEDVIRNAFACFDEEASGFIHEDHLRELLTTMGDRFTDEEVDEMYREAPIDKKGNFNYVEFTRILKHGAKDKDD; this is encoded by the exons ATGTCCAGCAAGCGAGCCAAGGCCAAAACCACCAAGAAGCGGCCACAGCGGGCCACATCTAATGTCTTCGCGATGTTTGACCAGTCCCAGATCCAGGAGTTTAAGGAGGCCTTCAATATGATTGACCAGAACCGAGATGGCTTCATTGACAAGGAGGACTTGCATGACATGCTGGCCTCGCTGG GGAAGAACCCCACAGATGAGTACCTTGAGGGCATGATGAGCGAGGCCCCGGGGCCCATCAACTTCACCATGTTTCTCACCATGTTTGGGGAGAAGCTGAACGGCACAGATCCTGAGGATGTGATCCGAAATGCCTTCGCCTGCTTCGACGAGGAGGCCTCAG gtTTTATTCACGAGGACCACCTACGGGAGCTGCTTACCACCATGGGCGACCGCTTCACAGATGAAGAAGTGGACGAGATGTACCGAGAGGCACCCATTGATAAGAAAGGCAACTTCAACTATGTGGAGTTCACCCGCATCCTCAAGCATGGGGCCAAGGACAAGGACGATTAG
- the MYL9 gene encoding myosin regulatory light polypeptide 9 isoform X2: MSSKRAKAKTTKKRPQRATSNVFAMFDQSQIQEFKEAFNMIDQNRDGFIDKEDLHDMLASLGFIHEDHLRELLTTMGDRFTDEEVDEMYREAPIDKKGNFNYVEFTRILKHGAKDKDD, encoded by the exons ATGTCCAGCAAGCGAGCCAAGGCCAAAACCACCAAGAAGCGGCCACAGCGGGCCACATCTAATGTCTTCGCGATGTTTGACCAGTCCCAGATCCAGGAGTTTAAGGAGGCCTTCAATATGATTGACCAGAACCGAGATGGCTTCATTGACAAGGAGGACTTGCATGACATGCTGGCCTCGCTGG gtTTTATTCACGAGGACCACCTACGGGAGCTGCTTACCACCATGGGCGACCGCTTCACAGATGAAGAAGTGGACGAGATGTACCGAGAGGCACCCATTGATAAGAAAGGCAACTTCAACTATGTGGAGTTCACCCGCATCCTCAAGCATGGGGCCAAGGACAAGGACGATTAG